From a region of the Pectobacterium aquaticum genome:
- a CDS encoding ABC transporter ATP-binding protein produces MTAPIMSVSHLTTAFQVNGEWMNVVRDLSFTIGEKETVAVVGESGSGKSVMAKSIMRLLPPGQSRVEGQIHFGDTELLSLPNKAMQDVRGNRIGMIFQEPMTSLNPVLPIGYQITEVLRRHRGMGKAEARAEAVRLLEKVRIPAAKSRLNEYPQSFSGGMRQRVVIAIALACHPKLLIADEPTTALDVTIQAQILTLIKTLQEEEGMSVLFITHDMGVVAEVSDRTLVMYQGEMVENAVTREIFHHPQQPYTRMLLSAVPKLGSMSGSAWPQRFPLVDLKTGERQPVPEAVNTVSGEEPVLTVKNLVTRFDIRSGFFRRLSGRVHAVENVSFDIWPGETLALVGESGCGKSTTGRSIIRLNDAVSGDIQLLGKNILTADKRELTDSRRQIQMVFQDPYESLNPRMRIGEAIAEPMLLHGLATRQNVNARVSALLEQVGLSGDMASRFPHQFSGGQRQRVCIARALALEPKVIIADESVSALDVSVKAQVINLMLDLQQKLGLSFLFISHDMAVVERISHRVAVMYLGEIVEIGPRSAIFDNPQHDYTRRLISAVPVPDPDTRPVRNITNDELRSPVRAPDFHPPARRYKQVGEGHFVLE; encoded by the coding sequence ATGACAGCGCCGATTATGTCCGTTTCGCATCTGACCACCGCCTTTCAGGTGAACGGCGAGTGGATGAACGTGGTGCGGGATTTGTCCTTCACGATTGGCGAGAAAGAGACGGTCGCCGTGGTGGGAGAATCTGGTTCAGGGAAAAGCGTGATGGCGAAATCCATCATGCGCTTGCTGCCACCCGGCCAAAGCCGGGTTGAGGGTCAGATTCATTTCGGCGACACCGAACTGCTGTCGCTCCCCAATAAAGCGATGCAGGACGTGCGCGGGAACCGCATCGGCATGATTTTCCAGGAGCCAATGACCAGCTTGAATCCGGTGTTGCCGATTGGCTACCAGATTACAGAAGTGCTGCGTCGCCATCGTGGCATGGGCAAAGCCGAAGCGCGTGCCGAAGCGGTGCGCCTGCTGGAAAAAGTCCGCATTCCGGCGGCGAAATCACGGCTGAACGAATACCCGCAGAGCTTCTCCGGCGGGATGCGCCAGCGCGTAGTGATTGCGATTGCGCTGGCCTGCCACCCGAAACTGCTGATTGCCGACGAGCCGACGACGGCGCTGGACGTCACGATTCAGGCGCAAATTCTGACGCTGATAAAAACCCTTCAGGAAGAAGAAGGGATGTCGGTGCTGTTTATTACCCACGACATGGGCGTGGTGGCGGAAGTGTCCGACCGCACGCTGGTGATGTATCAGGGCGAAATGGTGGAAAACGCCGTCACGCGGGAGATCTTTCATCACCCGCAACAGCCCTATACCCGCATGCTGCTGTCCGCGGTGCCCAAATTAGGCTCGATGTCCGGCAGCGCGTGGCCGCAGCGCTTCCCGCTGGTCGACCTCAAGACGGGCGAGCGCCAGCCAGTGCCGGAGGCGGTGAATACCGTGTCGGGCGAGGAGCCAGTGCTGACGGTAAAAAATCTGGTTACTCGATTTGATATCCGATCAGGGTTTTTCCGTCGGTTGTCCGGGCGCGTTCACGCGGTGGAGAATGTCTCGTTCGATATCTGGCCGGGAGAAACGCTCGCGCTGGTTGGGGAATCGGGCTGCGGTAAATCCACTACTGGTCGGTCGATTATTCGCCTCAATGACGCTGTCAGCGGCGACATTCAGTTGCTGGGAAAAAATATCCTGACGGCGGATAAGCGTGAGCTGACGGATTCGCGGCGGCAGATTCAGATGGTGTTTCAGGATCCATATGAAAGCCTGAACCCGCGCATGCGGATAGGGGAAGCTATTGCCGAGCCGATGCTGCTGCACGGTCTGGCGACCCGACAGAATGTGAATGCAAGAGTGAGCGCGTTGCTGGAACAGGTGGGGTTATCCGGCGATATGGCCTCGCGTTTCCCGCATCAGTTCTCCGGCGGGCAACGGCAGCGCGTGTGTATTGCCCGCGCGCTGGCGCTGGAGCCAAAAGTGATTATTGCCGATGAATCGGTATCGGCGCTGGATGTGTCCGTCAAGGCGCAGGTGATCAACCTGATGCTGGATCTCCAGCAGAAGCTGGGGCTGTCATTCCTGTTCATCTCGCACGATATGGCCGTTGTCGAACGAATCAGCCACCGCGTAGCGGTGATGTATCTCGGTGAAATCGTGGAGATCGGGCCACGTTCGGCGATTTTCGACAATCCGCAGCATGACTATACCCGACGTCTGATTTCCGCGGTGCCCGTGCCGGATCCGGACACCCGCCCAGTGCGCAATATCACTAATGATGAACTGCGCAGCCCGGTACGCGCCCCTGATTTCCACCCTCCCGCACGTCGCTATAAGCAGGTCGGAGAGGGGCATTTCGTTTTGGAGTGA
- a CDS encoding type II toxin-antitoxin system RelE/ParE family toxin — protein MEVYRLAWEIVTRALFDTWFDEQTETVQEEILAHLSILEEDGPQLGRPQVDQIKGSKYKNMKELRVQVSGNPFRTFFAFDRTRKAIVLCAGDKKGEDEKLFYERMIKIADAEFASHLISPEVKEDGDA, from the coding sequence ATGGAGGTTTACAGATTGGCATGGGAAATAGTCACACGGGCACTATTCGATACGTGGTTTGATGAGCAAACTGAAACGGTACAGGAAGAAATTTTGGCACACCTCTCTATACTCGAAGAGGATGGCCCACAGCTAGGGCGACCACAGGTTGATCAGATTAAAGGCTCAAAATACAAAAATATGAAGGAGCTTCGAGTTCAGGTTAGCGGCAACCCATTCCGAACATTCTTCGCGTTTGACCGGACACGTAAAGCGATTGTTTTATGTGCAGGAGATAAGAAAGGCGAAGATGAAAAGTTGTTCTACGAACGTATGATTAAGATCGCAGACGCTGAGTTTGCATCGCATCTGATATCACCGGAGGTAAAAGAAGATGGCGACGCTTAA
- a CDS encoding 2-dehydro-3-deoxygalactonokinase, which translates to MSESYIAIDWGSTNLRAWLYLDGVCIDSVKSEAGVTRLNGQTPQQVFQQIVVPWQQHNVPVVMAGMIGSNAGWLSVPYLSCPTRLTDVAHRLTRVEEAQPLAAWIVPGLSIAQDDNCNVIRGEETQLIGAYSECPSSLYLMPGTHSKWVRADDSNVLDFRTVMTGELHHLLMTQSLIGVGLTEQQPSPEAFQQGLELGFADDNIIRCLFETRAAHVLGRLEKSAVSDWLSGLLIGNEVSQMQRHYQVAAGDSITLIGSPALTARYEKALQQAGLRWQPLDGDRAFQAGIRSIVNELEY; encoded by the coding sequence ATGAGTGAAAGCTATATCGCCATTGACTGGGGTTCGACCAATCTGCGGGCGTGGCTGTATCTGGACGGCGTCTGTATCGACAGTGTGAAGTCTGAAGCGGGCGTCACGCGTTTGAACGGTCAGACACCGCAGCAGGTTTTTCAGCAGATCGTTGTGCCGTGGCAGCAGCACAACGTGCCTGTCGTGATGGCGGGCATGATTGGCAGCAATGCGGGCTGGCTTTCCGTGCCGTATCTGTCATGCCCGACTCGCCTGACGGATGTCGCCCATCGCCTGACGCGCGTGGAAGAAGCCCAGCCGCTGGCCGCCTGGATCGTGCCGGGGCTGAGTATTGCGCAGGACGATAACTGCAATGTGATTCGCGGTGAAGAAACCCAACTGATTGGCGCATATAGCGAATGTCCTTCCTCTCTTTATTTAATGCCGGGAACCCACTCGAAATGGGTGCGGGCCGATGACAGTAACGTGCTGGATTTCCGCACGGTGATGACCGGTGAACTGCATCACCTGCTGATGACGCAGTCGCTCATTGGCGTGGGGCTGACCGAGCAGCAGCCGTCCCCCGAGGCTTTCCAGCAAGGGCTAGAGCTGGGCTTTGCCGACGACAATATCATCCGCTGCCTGTTTGAAACCCGCGCGGCGCATGTGCTGGGGCGTCTGGAGAAAAGTGCTGTGAGCGACTGGTTATCTGGGCTGCTGATTGGCAACGAAGTCTCACAAATGCAGCGCCACTATCAGGTGGCAGCCGGAGACAGCATCACACTCATCGGTTCCCCTGCGCTGACCGCGCGCTACGAAAAAGCATTACAACAAGCTGGATTGCGCTGGCAGCCGCTGGATGGCGATCGGGCTTTTCAGGCAGGAATAAGGAGCATTGTTAATGAGCTGGAATACTAA
- a CDS encoding 2-dehydro-3-deoxy-6-phosphogalactonate aldolase produces MSWNTNLPLIAILRGITPDEVLEHVAALLDAGFDAVEIPLNSSNPYESIQLAVEHFGDRALIGAGTVLKADYVDKLQEIGSKLVVTPNISPEVISRAVGYGMMVCPGCATATEAFTALDAGAQSLKIFPSSAFGPDYIKALKAVLPKDVPVFAVGGVTPENLKDYLSAGCIGAGLGSDLYRAGQSVDVTAQKAHAFVNAYKDAVQ; encoded by the coding sequence ATGAGCTGGAATACTAATCTTCCCTTGATTGCGATTCTGCGCGGTATTACGCCGGACGAGGTGCTGGAACACGTTGCAGCGCTGCTGGATGCCGGATTCGATGCGGTAGAGATCCCTCTGAATTCGTCGAACCCGTATGAAAGTATTCAACTGGCGGTAGAACATTTTGGCGATCGCGCCCTGATTGGCGCAGGCACGGTACTGAAAGCCGACTATGTCGATAAATTACAGGAGATTGGCAGCAAGTTAGTCGTTACGCCTAACATTTCTCCCGAGGTGATTAGCCGGGCAGTGGGTTACGGCATGATGGTGTGCCCTGGCTGTGCTACTGCGACGGAGGCCTTCACGGCGCTGGATGCGGGGGCGCAATCGCTGAAAATTTTCCCGTCATCCGCGTTTGGACCTGACTACATCAAGGCACTGAAAGCGGTATTGCCAAAAGACGTTCCCGTCTTTGCCGTCGGTGGCGTCACGCCCGAAAACCTGAAGGATTACCTTAGTGCGGGCTGCATCGGTGCCGGGTTAGGCAGCGATCTATATCGAGCCGGTCAGTCGGTTGACGTCACCGCGCAAAAAGCACATGCATTTGTTAACGCCTATAAGGACGCTGTTCAATGA
- a CDS encoding helix-turn-helix domain-containing protein — protein MATLKEMMAKRSPESRARIEARTAEIRQEITLAKLREELNMSQTQLALALGVKQPSIVKMEKVENDPKLSTLKRYVTALGGKLTLDVTLPDGKRIALTL, from the coding sequence ATGGCGACGCTTAAAGAAATGATGGCTAAACGTTCACCGGAGAGCCGCGCCCGCATTGAAGCGCGCACGGCTGAGATCCGTCAGGAAATCACTTTAGCGAAATTACGCGAAGAGCTGAACATGTCGCAGACTCAGCTTGCGTTAGCTCTGGGCGTCAAGCAGCCATCTATTGTTAAGATGGAGAAGGTCGAGAATGACCCAAAACTGTCAACGCTGAAACGCTATGTCACTGCCCTAGGCGGCAAGCTTACGCTAGATGTGACCTTGCCTGATGGTAAGCGTATCGCGCTGACTTTGTAA
- the dgoR gene encoding D-galactonate utilization transcriptional regulator DgoR, with product MNKQELSKTDRIILDIGQQIVGGKYAPGTPLPAEAELCEEFQTSRNIIREVFRALMAKRLVEVKRYRGAFVAARNQWNYLDTDVLQWVLASDYDPRLISAMSEVRNLVEPTIARWAAERATSSELAVIEAALNDMISNHQNRDAFNEADIRFHESVLAAVHNPVLQQLSVAISSLQRAVFERTYMPDEDNMPRTLREHQDLYDAIRHQDIEAAERAALTMIASSTKRLKDIT from the coding sequence ATGAATAAGCAAGAATTAAGCAAAACCGACCGCATCATTCTGGATATTGGCCAACAGATCGTTGGCGGGAAATACGCGCCGGGCACGCCGTTACCCGCAGAGGCTGAACTGTGTGAAGAGTTTCAGACCTCGCGCAACATCATTCGCGAAGTGTTCAGAGCGTTGATGGCGAAAAGGCTGGTGGAAGTGAAACGGTATCGCGGTGCGTTTGTCGCCGCGCGTAATCAGTGGAATTACCTGGATACCGACGTTCTGCAATGGGTTCTGGCAAGCGATTACGACCCGCGGCTGATCAGCGCGATGAGCGAAGTACGTAATCTGGTGGAGCCGACGATCGCCCGCTGGGCCGCCGAACGGGCGACCTCAAGCGAGCTGGCGGTCATTGAAGCGGCGCTGAATGACATGATTTCTAACCATCAGAATCGCGACGCATTTAATGAAGCGGATATTCGCTTCCATGAGTCGGTATTGGCGGCGGTGCATAACCCAGTACTACAGCAGTTGAGCGTCGCGATCAGTTCGTTGCAGCGTGCGGTGTTTGAGCGCACCTATATGCCGGACGAAGACAACATGCCACGGACATTGCGTGAGCATCAGGATCTCTACGATGCCATTCGGCATCAGGATATTGAAGCAGCAGAGCGGGCGGCATTGACCATGATTGCCAGCTCGACCAAACGGTTAAAGGACATTACATGA